In the Longimicrobium sp. genome, one interval contains:
- a CDS encoding ATP-binding protein: MADSHDSPSGTELDAAAPASVPFRAPERGASRVDDERLTEIFANAPALIAVLRGPDHVFELANPPYLRLLGGRDVVGRPVREAVPEVAEQGFLALLDGVYQSGEPFVAVEMPMQLRVISGAPPEERFFNFVYQPLRDGDGRVDGILGHGVDITDLVVARRIAEEQAAELEASADELKTAGARLAEEARERERTLDQARRLQRLTALLNQAVSPEAVADVILEGGLAATGADAASLAILRAEAGQFEIVRTAGYGKELADRYRTFPLEPGRPVSEAVLRREIMLVDSPEAWRERFPGAPEDLVRLGYQAFGAVPVASGERTIAVLSFSFRVPQEFDEATRTFLATLGEQCGLALERARLHAAELHNAERLASLLETIQDPFAAFDRELRFTYVNPQAEKLLGKTSAEVMGRRMDELFADAAQSPMYAGIHETVRTGERTEVEGFSPVIGRWVEARIYPAPDGVSLVFQDVTERRRREEAASLLAEASRALSASLDYATTLRAVAQAAVPALGDWCAVDILANPGAEGPPEMERVAIFHRDAAKLALAEEFTSLYPTDWSGEQGSAGVLKTGTPVMVPRITDEMLAAGARDAEHLAMLRLLQFSAFIIVPLVARGRTVGVLTLCMTESGRGYDEADLRVAEDLAHRAAIAVDNARLFRDAERARAEAEAANRAKSEFLAVMSHELRTPLNAIGGYTELLAMGIRGAVTPEQATDLERIRRSQQHLLGLINEVLNYAKLETGTVHYDVGDVDAPGAVAEVESLVLPQAQSRRHTLVAECDAGVVVRADPEKLRQILLNVVSNAVRFTPEGGRITIGARTGGDAVAEITVADTGIGIPEDKLEAIFEPFVQVGRGLNTPGEGTGLGLAISRDLARGMGGDLVARSTPGEGSVFTLTLPAGG; encoded by the coding sequence TTGGCCGATTCCCACGACTCCCCCTCGGGCACCGAACTGGACGCCGCCGCGCCCGCATCGGTGCCTTTTCGCGCCCCTGAGCGCGGGGCCTCGCGGGTAGACGACGAGCGGCTGACGGAGATCTTTGCGAACGCCCCCGCGCTGATCGCCGTGCTCCGCGGCCCGGACCACGTCTTCGAACTCGCCAATCCACCGTACCTGCGCCTGCTTGGCGGCCGCGACGTCGTCGGCCGGCCCGTGCGCGAGGCCGTGCCCGAGGTGGCGGAGCAGGGCTTTCTGGCCCTGCTGGATGGCGTGTACCAGAGCGGTGAGCCGTTCGTGGCGGTGGAGATGCCCATGCAGCTCCGCGTCATCTCCGGCGCTCCCCCCGAGGAGCGGTTCTTCAACTTCGTCTACCAGCCGCTGCGCGACGGTGATGGGCGCGTGGACGGCATCCTGGGCCACGGCGTCGACATCACCGACCTGGTCGTGGCCCGGCGCATCGCCGAAGAGCAGGCGGCGGAGCTGGAAGCCTCGGCCGACGAGCTGAAGACGGCGGGCGCGCGCCTGGCGGAAGAGGCACGGGAGCGGGAGCGCACGCTGGACCAGGCCCGCCGCCTGCAGCGGCTGACGGCGCTGCTGAACCAGGCGGTGAGCCCCGAAGCCGTGGCCGACGTGATCCTGGAGGGAGGGCTGGCCGCCACGGGTGCCGACGCCGCTTCGCTGGCCATCCTGCGGGCCGAGGCGGGGCAGTTCGAGATCGTGAGGACGGCCGGGTACGGCAAGGAGCTGGCGGACCGCTACCGCACCTTTCCGCTGGAGCCGGGGCGCCCGGTGTCGGAGGCGGTGCTGCGGCGCGAGATCATGCTGGTGGACTCGCCCGAGGCGTGGCGGGAGCGCTTTCCCGGGGCCCCCGAAGACCTCGTGCGGCTGGGATACCAGGCCTTCGGGGCCGTGCCCGTGGCCAGCGGCGAGCGCACCATCGCCGTGCTGTCGTTCAGCTTTCGCGTGCCGCAGGAGTTCGACGAGGCCACGCGCACCTTTCTGGCGACGCTGGGCGAGCAGTGCGGCCTGGCGCTGGAGCGCGCGCGCCTTCACGCGGCGGAACTGCACAACGCCGAGCGGCTGGCCTCGCTCCTGGAAACCATCCAGGATCCGTTCGCCGCGTTCGACCGGGAGCTGCGCTTTACCTACGTGAATCCGCAGGCCGAGAAGCTGTTGGGCAAGACCTCGGCGGAGGTGATGGGGCGCCGGATGGACGAGCTGTTCGCCGACGCGGCCCAGTCTCCCATGTACGCGGGCATCCACGAGACCGTCCGCACGGGCGAGCGAACGGAGGTGGAGGGGTTCAGCCCGGTGATCGGCCGGTGGGTGGAGGCGCGCATCTACCCCGCGCCGGACGGCGTGTCGCTGGTGTTCCAGGACGTCACCGAGCGCAGGCGCCGGGAAGAGGCCGCGTCGCTGCTGGCCGAGGCCAGCCGCGCGCTCTCGGCCTCGCTGGACTACGCGACCACCCTGCGCGCCGTCGCCCAGGCGGCGGTGCCTGCGCTGGGGGACTGGTGCGCGGTGGACATCCTGGCCAACCCGGGCGCGGAGGGCCCGCCGGAGATGGAGCGCGTCGCCATCTTCCACCGCGACGCCGCCAAGCTGGCCCTGGCGGAGGAGTTCACCTCGCTGTACCCCACCGACTGGTCGGGCGAGCAGGGGAGCGCGGGGGTGCTCAAGACCGGCACGCCCGTGATGGTGCCCCGCATCACGGACGAGATGCTGGCGGCCGGCGCCAGGGACGCGGAGCACCTGGCCATGCTGAGGCTGCTGCAGTTTTCCGCCTTCATCATCGTGCCGCTGGTGGCGCGGGGGCGCACCGTGGGCGTGCTCACCCTGTGCATGACCGAGTCGGGGCGCGGCTACGACGAGGCGGACCTGCGCGTGGCGGAAGACCTGGCGCACCGGGCGGCGATCGCCGTCGACAACGCGCGCCTGTTCCGCGACGCCGAGCGTGCCCGCGCCGAGGCCGAGGCCGCCAACCGCGCCAAGAGCGAGTTCCTGGCGGTGATGAGCCACGAGCTGCGCACGCCTCTGAACGCCATCGGCGGCTACACCGAGCTGCTGGCGATGGGCATCCGCGGCGCGGTGACGCCGGAGCAGGCGACGGACCTGGAGCGCATCCGCCGCAGCCAGCAGCACCTGCTGGGGCTCATCAATGAGGTGCTGAACTACGCCAAGCTGGAAACGGGCACCGTCCACTACGACGTCGGCGACGTGGACGCGCCCGGCGCCGTGGCCGAGGTGGAGTCGCTGGTCCTGCCGCAGGCCCAGAGCCGGCGCCACACGCTGGTGGCGGAGTGCGACGCGGGCGTGGTCGTGCGCGCCGACCCCGAGAAGCTGCGCCAGATCCTGCTGAACGTGGTGTCCAACGCCGTGCGCTTCACGCCGGAGGGCGGGCGCATCACCATCGGCGCGCGGACCGGCGGCGATGCGGTGGCGGAGATCACCGTCGCCGACACCGGCATTGGCATCCCCGAAGACAAGCTGGAGGCCATCTTCGAGCCCTTCGTGCAGGTGGGCCGCGGGCTGAACACCCCCGGCGAGGGAACGGGGCTGGGGCTGGCCATCAGCCGCGACCTGGCGCGCGGAATGGGCGGCGACTTGGTGGCCCGCAGCACCCCGGGGGAGGGAAGCGTGTTCACCCTCACCCTCCCGGCTGGCGGCTGA
- a CDS encoding M1 family metallopeptidase, which yields MIRIVPALALLLLAAPVAAQERAYFQQGVDYRIEATLDEESDVLHGRARLRYTNRSRSTLDTLFIHQHLNAFRPNSAWARRELEYGERRFTDLGPQEHAFERFTSVTVDGAAVRPAYPGAPDSTVAALPLPRPLAPGASVTVVMDWDARLSTLPRRQGRRGRHFDFAQWYPRIAVFDRTGWAYQALLPQGEFYGEFGRYDVTLDVAADQVIGSTGIAVEGNPGYQNATLGLSVRPGPADGLGLLAGEAAAGRKRVRFVADSVHHFGWSADPAYMHEFVERSVLDEARGMHGVAGIHVLYLPGDTAWDENAATRRTYDALTWLEGVFGPYPWPQLTNVHRLESGGTEFPMLVMNGSASEGLIVHEVTHQYLHGILANNEWREGWLDEGFTSFMVNWRRELQGDTAVWRGTMAGLERLERTDSIEAIGLPGAAFSSPRIYSAMTYTRASAVFRMLRELVGEQTFRRILRTFYARHRLQHVTGEDFQRAAEEVSRRDLDWFFGQWIARTDRLDYGIARASTAPTGDGRWRTRVEVLRMGQAWMPVVLRVGDATRTLDSRARRQTVEVVTRSRPAEAMLDPEWVLLDLERANNRAELR from the coding sequence ATGATCAGGATCGTTCCGGCACTCGCTCTTCTGCTCCTGGCCGCCCCCGTGGCGGCACAGGAGCGCGCGTACTTTCAGCAGGGCGTCGACTACCGCATCGAGGCGACGCTGGACGAGGAAAGCGACGTGCTGCACGGCCGGGCGCGGCTGCGCTACACCAACCGTTCCCGGTCCACGCTCGACACGCTGTTCATCCACCAGCACCTGAACGCCTTTCGCCCCAACAGCGCCTGGGCCCGGCGCGAGCTGGAATACGGCGAGCGGCGCTTCACCGACCTGGGGCCGCAGGAGCACGCGTTCGAGCGCTTCACCTCGGTGACGGTGGACGGCGCCGCCGTGCGCCCCGCCTACCCCGGCGCGCCCGACTCCACCGTCGCCGCCCTTCCGCTGCCGCGCCCGCTGGCCCCGGGCGCGTCGGTGACGGTGGTAATGGACTGGGATGCGCGGCTCAGCACCCTTCCGCGGCGGCAGGGCAGGCGGGGGCGCCACTTCGACTTCGCGCAGTGGTACCCGCGCATCGCCGTATTCGACCGCACGGGCTGGGCGTACCAGGCGCTGCTGCCGCAGGGCGAGTTCTACGGCGAGTTCGGCCGCTACGACGTGACGCTTGACGTGGCCGCCGACCAGGTGATCGGCTCCACGGGGATCGCGGTGGAGGGGAACCCGGGCTACCAGAACGCCACGCTGGGCCTTTCCGTGCGCCCCGGCCCCGCGGACGGGCTGGGTCTGCTGGCGGGCGAGGCGGCGGCGGGGCGCAAGCGGGTGCGCTTCGTGGCGGACAGCGTGCACCACTTCGGCTGGAGTGCGGACCCGGCGTACATGCACGAGTTCGTGGAGCGCTCGGTGCTCGACGAGGCCAGGGGGATGCACGGCGTGGCGGGAATCCACGTGCTGTACCTGCCCGGCGACACCGCGTGGGACGAGAACGCCGCCACCCGGCGCACCTACGACGCGCTCACCTGGCTGGAAGGGGTGTTCGGCCCGTACCCGTGGCCGCAGCTCACCAACGTTCACCGCCTGGAAAGCGGCGGCACCGAGTTTCCCATGCTGGTGATGAACGGCTCGGCCAGCGAGGGGCTGATCGTGCACGAGGTGACGCACCAGTACCTGCACGGCATCCTGGCCAACAACGAGTGGCGCGAGGGATGGCTGGACGAGGGCTTCACCTCGTTCATGGTCAACTGGCGCCGCGAGCTGCAGGGCGACACCGCCGTCTGGCGCGGGACGATGGCGGGGCTGGAGCGGCTGGAGCGGACGGATTCCATCGAGGCGATCGGCCTGCCGGGCGCGGCCTTCTCGTCGCCCCGCATCTACAGCGCAATGACGTACACCCGCGCGTCGGCCGTTTTCCGCATGCTGCGCGAACTGGTGGGCGAGCAGACGTTCCGCCGGATCCTGCGGACCTTCTACGCGCGGCACCGGCTTCAGCACGTGACGGGCGAGGACTTCCAGCGCGCGGCGGAGGAGGTGAGCCGCCGCGACCTGGACTGGTTCTTCGGGCAGTGGATCGCCCGGACGGACCGGCTGGACTACGGCATCGCCCGGGCGAGCACCGCGCCCACGGGCGACGGGCGCTGGCGCACGCGCGTGGAGGTGCTGCGGATGGGGCAGGCGTGGATGCCCGTGGTGCTGCGCGTGGGCGACGCCACGCGTACCCTGGACTCGCGCGCCCGCCGGCAGACGGTGGAGGTCGTCACCCGTTCCCGCCCGGCCGAGGCCATGCTGGACCCCGAGTGGGTGCTGCTGGACCTGGAGCGCGCCAACAACCGCGCGGAGCTTCGCTGA
- a CDS encoding addiction module protein: MSKRKKMLTAEEIKAAARQIPEDESKPVIDGLQARLEGRPETVDDWEDEWAAELERRIAKVDSGEVTPIPIDEAIARWESLLR; the protein is encoded by the coding sequence ATGAGCAAGAGGAAGAAGATGCTCACCGCCGAAGAGATCAAGGCTGCCGCGCGTCAGATTCCGGAAGACGAGTCGAAGCCCGTGATAGACGGTCTCCAGGCCAGGCTGGAGGGCCGGCCCGAAACTGTGGATGATTGGGAAGATGAGTGGGCTGCCGAACTGGAACGGCGGATCGCTAAGGTAGATTCCGGGGAGGTCACTCCGATACCCATCGACGAGGCCATTGCGCGATGGGAATCGCTCCTGCGTTGA
- a CDS encoding type II toxin-antitoxin system RelE/ParE family toxin, with the protein MKIVVHPEADMEVEQAVAFYREQSGESAAADDFVAEIKHFRGLLRDNPMIGKPFRRVARQFVIKRFPYSIFYQLRPESILIAAVAHHRRRPGYWMKRLRNGF; encoded by the coding sequence TTGAAGATCGTTGTGCATCCCGAGGCCGACATGGAAGTCGAGCAGGCGGTCGCGTTCTACAGAGAGCAGTCGGGAGAGTCTGCGGCCGCGGACGACTTCGTGGCCGAGATCAAGCATTTCCGCGGGCTCCTACGGGACAATCCGATGATTGGGAAGCCGTTTCGGCGGGTGGCGCGGCAGTTCGTCATCAAGCGGTTTCCATACAGTATCTTCTATCAGCTCCGGCCGGAGTCGATTCTGATTGCGGCGGTTGCCCACCACCGTCGGCGGCCCGGGTACTGGATGAAGCGTCTGCGGAACGGGTTCTGA
- the crcB gene encoding fluoride efflux transporter CrcB, with amino-acid sequence MLVALGGAAGAVARYAAGRWVGAPAGAGFPWATFGVNVAGSLLLGVVVTLVPPDDPRRALLAVGFCGGLTTFSTFGYETMVLWQHRAYGVAAAYVGLSLVSGLLGVVLGMWSATRLAP; translated from the coding sequence ATGCTGGTGGCGCTCGGCGGGGCCGCGGGCGCCGTCGCGCGCTACGCCGCGGGGCGGTGGGTGGGCGCGCCCGCCGGGGCCGGGTTCCCGTGGGCCACCTTTGGCGTGAACGTGGCGGGCTCGCTGCTGCTGGGCGTCGTGGTCACGCTGGTTCCCCCGGACGATCCGCGGCGCGCGCTGCTGGCGGTGGGCTTCTGCGGCGGGCTGACTACGTTCAGCACCTTTGGCTACGAGACGATGGTCCTGTGGCAGCACCGCGCGTACGGCGTGGCGGCGGCCTACGTGGGCCTCAGTCTGGTGTCCGGTTTGCTCGGTGTCGTGCTCGGAATGTGGAGCGCTACAAGGCTGGCGCCATGA
- a CDS encoding GNAT family N-acetyltransferase — translation MDFRYAEEADAPFLADINRQLIEDEWDGGGMSLRRLEERMLRWIREDDYTAVLFLEEGATVAYSMVSVDEDSAYIRHFFVLKEHRGKGVGRRAIQVLLSRVIPPHARVTLDVLASNHTGHGFWRSQGFHDYAIRMELLPREPADGTESPATG, via the coding sequence ATGGATTTCCGGTACGCGGAAGAAGCAGACGCGCCGTTCCTGGCCGACATCAACCGCCAGCTGATCGAGGACGAGTGGGACGGCGGAGGGATGTCGCTGCGGCGGCTCGAGGAGCGCATGCTCCGCTGGATCCGCGAAGACGACTATACGGCCGTCCTCTTTTTGGAAGAGGGCGCCACCGTGGCCTATTCCATGGTGAGCGTGGACGAAGATTCGGCGTACATCCGCCACTTCTTCGTGCTCAAGGAGCACCGCGGCAAGGGCGTGGGGCGGCGCGCCATCCAGGTTCTGCTGTCGCGGGTGATCCCGCCGCACGCCCGCGTTACGCTGGACGTGCTGGCCAGCAACCACACCGGCCACGGGTTCTGGCGGTCGCAGGGCTTCCACGACTACGCCATCCGCATGGAGCTGCTTCCGCGTGAGCCGGCGGATGGGACGGAAAGCCCGGCCACGGGCTGA
- a CDS encoding nuclear transport factor 2 family protein, translating to MTRFAVSLVCLSLAISEAACADTVPAALPGSTAADTTGALAAQRDWWRAFATADTAYLQTHTAQDFSLTLSSGRAFDRAAMLEQAATHVNGGRLAMQWAEESVRVAAHPLAVATTRVTETDGSTSAAYRYLTVLERGGGIWRVAAAQSTRELVFTPRVSVDRSGPLGDFAGGYRTPRGLVLRVEVRGAALAMVEPSGAEIPLEAIGPGIFEFRQLSPSNGMVRMVFSRDASGRVASMTRLINGEATTFPRIP from the coding sequence ATGACACGCTTCGCAGTGAGCCTGGTGTGCCTCTCGCTGGCGATTTCAGAAGCCGCCTGTGCCGACACCGTCCCCGCCGCGCTGCCGGGGAGCACCGCGGCGGACACGACTGGTGCGCTCGCCGCGCAACGTGACTGGTGGCGCGCCTTCGCCACCGCTGACACGGCATACCTGCAGACCCACACGGCGCAGGATTTCTCGCTCACGCTGAGCAGCGGGCGGGCGTTCGACCGGGCGGCGATGCTCGAGCAGGCGGCAACCCACGTCAACGGCGGGCGCCTGGCCATGCAGTGGGCGGAGGAGTCGGTGCGCGTGGCGGCGCATCCCCTGGCGGTCGCCACCACCCGCGTGACGGAAACGGACGGGTCCACCTCCGCCGCCTACCGCTATCTGACCGTGCTGGAGCGCGGCGGCGGAATCTGGCGCGTTGCCGCGGCCCAGAGCACGCGCGAGCTGGTGTTCACGCCCCGGGTATCCGTCGACCGATCGGGTCCGCTCGGCGACTTCGCGGGGGGATACCGAACGCCGCGCGGACTGGTCCTTCGGGTGGAGGTGCGCGGCGCGGCGTTGGCGATGGTGGAGCCGTCCGGCGCCGAGATCCCGCTGGAGGCCATCGGCCCGGGGATCTTCGAGTTCCGCCAGCTGTCGCCCTCCAACGGTATGGTGCGGATGGTGTTCAGCCGCGACGCCAGCGGCCGCGTCGCCAGCATGACGCGGCTTATCAACGGCGAGGCGACGACGTTTCCGCGCATCCCCTGA